Proteins from a genomic interval of Antedon mediterranea chromosome 5, ecAntMedi1.1, whole genome shotgun sequence:
- the LOC140050541 gene encoding gamma-aminobutyric acid receptor subunit alpha-5-like isoform X2, with product MHVLIVLSTLFLLYNVRSEQENVNVDNTTELQETTKLSENDRARENLTKLLDNIIFNYDNSMRPGMTGPPLTVKVDMFLLSIGPLIEQNKEFYVEVFFRQRWADERLRYSNGTAFKVLPLNSVLLESIWYPDTFFHNDRNSKGHDIIVPNRLVRIYPDGEVLYTQRLTVLTECGLNFKKYPHDTQVCSISMGSSDSKDIRLSQFTLLGWKTIRTTKPSSRIGNRTVLTVNFELKRNIGLFIIQTYVPCSMMVVISWISFWINREATPARISLAILTILTITTLSLTATSSLPQVSYVKAIDLFIFDCFCFVFAALIEFAFVSYFTKRRGGTLPEMDDEDDNLIRCEEELDIARNDKYKNSTSPKFKIKTTPEYKTTLYYQCCYDVLMCFIGSFTYRQKRARKIKIGQDFNSVSIIDQWARVVFPVTFIITNIIYWLTFGVL from the exons ATGCATGTACTAATAGTATTGAGTACattatttctattatataaTGTCAG AAGTGAACAAGAAAATGTTAATGTTGATAACACTACAGAATTACAAGAAACAACAAAATTGTCTGAAAATGACAGAGCGCGGGAAAACCTTACAAAGCTTTTAgataatatcatatttaattatgataattCCATGCGGCCAGGGATGACGG GGCCCCCTCTTACGGTCAAAGTGGATATGTTTTTGTTGAGTATTGGTCCATTGATAGAACAAAATAAG GAATTTTACGTTGAAGTCTTCTTCAGACAAAGATGGGCCGACGAACGTCTTCGTTATTCCAACGGAACTGCGTTTAAAGTATTACCTCTGAATTCAGTCTTGCTGGAAAGTATATGGTATCCCGACACATTTTTCCACAATGATCGTAACTCTAAGGGCCATGATATAATTGTTCCAAACCGTCTTGTTAGAATTTATCCTGACGGTGAAGTCTTATATACACAGAG GTTGACTGTTCTTACTGAGTGTggattgaattttaaaaaatatccgCATGATACTCAAGTATGTTCAATCAGTATGGGGAGCA GTGACTCTAAAGATATCCGGTTATCGCAGTTTACTTTACTTGGATGGAAAACAATACGCACAACTAAGCCATCTTCCAGAATTG GTAACAGGACAGTTCTCACAGTCAATTTTGAATTAAAACGTAACATTGGTCTGTTTATTATTCAAACGTATGTACCTTGTTCTATGATGGTGGTGATCTCATGGATTTCATTTTGGATCAATAGAGAAGCCACCCCTGCTAGAATTTCATTAG cAATTTTAACTATCCTAACAATCACAACATTAAGTCTTACGGCCACATCTTCTTTACCACAAGTATCCTACGTAAAAGCGATAGACTTGTTTATATTTGATTGTTTCTGCTTTGTATTTGCCGCACTTATTGAGTTCGCTTTCGTCAGTTACTTTACTAAACGAAGAGGTGGCACACTTCCTGAAATGGATGATGAGGATGACAATCTAATTCGATGCGAAGAA gaactagataTTGCTAGAAATGATAAATACAAGAATTCGACGTCTcccaaattcaaaattaaaacgaCACCGGAGTACAAGACAACACTGTACTACCAGTGTTGCTATGACGTATTAATGTGTTTTATTGGCAGCTTTACCTATCGTCAGAAAAGAGCGAGAAAAATAAAGATAGGTCAAGACTTTAATAGTGTCAGTATTATTGATCAATGGGCTAGAGTTGTGTTTCCAGTTACCTTCAttattacaaacattatttattggTTAACCTTTGGCGTATTATAA
- the LOC140050541 gene encoding gamma-aminobutyric acid receptor subunit alpha-2-like isoform X1 translates to MHVLIVLSTLFLLYNVRSEQENVNVDNTTELQETTKLSENDRARENLTKLLDNIIFNYDNSMRPGMTGPPLTVKVDMFLLSIGPLIEQNKEFYVEVFFRQRWADERLRYSNGTAFKVLPLNSVLLESIWYPDTFFHNDRNSKGHDIIVPNRLVRIYPDGEVLYTQRLTVLTECGLNFKKYPHDTQVCSISMGSNTYSESDVVFQWKYEDSDNKSVDIDLGDSKDIRLSQFTLLGWKTIRTTKPSSRIGNRTVLTVNFELKRNIGLFIIQTYVPCSMMVVISWISFWINREATPARISLAILTILTITTLSLTATSSLPQVSYVKAIDLFIFDCFCFVFAALIEFAFVSYFTKRRGGTLPEMDDEDDNLIRCEEELDIARNDKYKNSTSPKFKIKTTPEYKTTLYYQCCYDVLMCFIGSFTYRQKRARKIKIGQDFNSVSIIDQWARVVFPVTFIITNIIYWLTFGVL, encoded by the exons ATGCATGTACTAATAGTATTGAGTACattatttctattatataaTGTCAG AAGTGAACAAGAAAATGTTAATGTTGATAACACTACAGAATTACAAGAAACAACAAAATTGTCTGAAAATGACAGAGCGCGGGAAAACCTTACAAAGCTTTTAgataatatcatatttaattatgataattCCATGCGGCCAGGGATGACGG GGCCCCCTCTTACGGTCAAAGTGGATATGTTTTTGTTGAGTATTGGTCCATTGATAGAACAAAATAAG GAATTTTACGTTGAAGTCTTCTTCAGACAAAGATGGGCCGACGAACGTCTTCGTTATTCCAACGGAACTGCGTTTAAAGTATTACCTCTGAATTCAGTCTTGCTGGAAAGTATATGGTATCCCGACACATTTTTCCACAATGATCGTAACTCTAAGGGCCATGATATAATTGTTCCAAACCGTCTTGTTAGAATTTATCCTGACGGTGAAGTCTTATATACACAGAG GTTGACTGTTCTTACTGAGTGTggattgaattttaaaaaatatccgCATGATACTCAAGTATGTTCAATCAGTATGGGGAGCA ATACATACTCCGAATCGGACGTTGTCTTTCAGTGGAAATACGAAGATAGTGATAATAAATCTGTTGACATTGATTTAGGTGACTCTAAAGATATCCGGTTATCGCAGTTTACTTTACTTGGATGGAAAACAATACGCACAACTAAGCCATCTTCCAGAATTG GTAACAGGACAGTTCTCACAGTCAATTTTGAATTAAAACGTAACATTGGTCTGTTTATTATTCAAACGTATGTACCTTGTTCTATGATGGTGGTGATCTCATGGATTTCATTTTGGATCAATAGAGAAGCCACCCCTGCTAGAATTTCATTAG cAATTTTAACTATCCTAACAATCACAACATTAAGTCTTACGGCCACATCTTCTTTACCACAAGTATCCTACGTAAAAGCGATAGACTTGTTTATATTTGATTGTTTCTGCTTTGTATTTGCCGCACTTATTGAGTTCGCTTTCGTCAGTTACTTTACTAAACGAAGAGGTGGCACACTTCCTGAAATGGATGATGAGGATGACAATCTAATTCGATGCGAAGAA gaactagataTTGCTAGAAATGATAAATACAAGAATTCGACGTCTcccaaattcaaaattaaaacgaCACCGGAGTACAAGACAACACTGTACTACCAGTGTTGCTATGACGTATTAATGTGTTTTATTGGCAGCTTTACCTATCGTCAGAAAAGAGCGAGAAAAATAAAGATAGGTCAAGACTTTAATAGTGTCAGTATTATTGATCAATGGGCTAGAGTTGTGTTTCCAGTTACCTTCAttattacaaacattatttattggTTAACCTTTGGCGTATTATAA